A genome region from Nycticebus coucang isolate mNycCou1 chromosome 4, mNycCou1.pri, whole genome shotgun sequence includes the following:
- the ERLEC1 gene encoding endoplasmic reticulum lectin 1: MEEGGGGVRSLVPGGPVLLVLCGLLEASGGGRSLPPLSDDIPFRVNWPGTEFSLPTTGVLYKEDNYVIMTTADKEKYKCILPLVTSGDDEEEKDYKGPNPRELLEPLFKQSSCSYRIESYWTYEVCHGKHIRQYHEEKETGQKINIHEYYLGNMLAKNLLFEKDRGAEEQEKSNEIPTKNIEGQMTPYYPVGMGNGTPCSLKQNRPRSSTVMYICHPESKHEILSVAEVTTCEYEVVILTPLLCNHPKYRFRASPVNDIFCQSLPGSPFKPLTLRQLEQQEEILRVPFRRNKEEDLQSTKEERFPAIHKPIAVGSQPMLTVGTTHISKLTDDQLIKEFLSGSYCFHGGVGWWKYEFCYGKHVHQYHEDKDSGKTSVVVGTWNQEEHIEWAKKNTARAYHLQDDGTQTVRMVSHFYGNGDICDITDKPRQVTVKLKCKESESPHAVTVYMLEPHSCQYILGVESPVICKILDTADENGLLSLPN; the protein is encoded by the exons atggaggaaggaggcGGCGGCGTGCGGAGTCTGGTGCCCGGTGGGCCGGTGTTACTGGTCCTCTGCGGCCTCTTGGAGGCGTCCGGCGGCGGCCGATCGCTCCCTCCGCTCAGCGATGACATCCCTTTTCGAGTCAACTGGCCCGGCACCGAGTTCTCTCTG CCCACAACTGGAGTTTTGTATAAAGAAGATAATTATGTCATCATGACAACtgcagataaagaaaaatataagtgcATACTTCCCCTTGTGACAAGTGGAGATGAC gaagaagaaaaggattaTAAAGGCCCTAATCCAAGAGAACTTTTGGAACCACTATTTAAACAAAGCAGTTGTTCATACAGA ATTGAATCTTATTGGACTTATGAAGTATGTCATGGAAAACACATTCGGCAGTACCACGAAGAGAAAGAAACTGGTCAA aaaataaatattcacgAGTACTACCTTGGGAATATGTTGGCTAAGAACCTTCTATTTGAAAAAG ATCGAGGAGCAGAAGAACAGGAAAAATCAAATGAG attcccaCTAAAAATATTGAAGGTCAGATGACACCATACTATCCTGTGGGAATGGGAAATGGTACACCTTGTAGTTTGAAACAGAACCGGCCCAGATCAAGTACTGTGATGTACATATGTCATCCTGAATCTAAGCATGAAATTCTTTCAGTAGCTGAAGTTACAACTTGTGAATATGAAGTTGTCATTTTGACACCACTCTTGTGCAATCATCCTAAATATAG GTTCAGAGCATCGCCTGTGAATGACATATTTTGCCAGTCACTGCCAGGATCACCATTTAAGCCCCTCACCCTAAGGCAGTTGGAGCAGCAGGAAGAAATACTCAGGGTGCcttttagaagaaataaagag GAAGATTTGCAGTCAACTAAAGAAGAACGATTTCCAGCAATCCACAAACCCATTGCCGTTGGCTCTCAGCCAATGCTCACTGTTGGAACAACGCACATATCAAAATTGACAGATGATCAACTCATAAAAGAGTTCCTGAGTGGGTCTTACTGCTTTCATGGG ggtGTTGGTTGGTGGAAATATGAATTCTGCTATGGCAAACACGTACATCAATACCATGAG gACAAAGATAGTGGGAAAACTTCTGTGGTTGTGGGGACATGGAACCAAGAAGAGCATATTGAATGGGCTAAGAAGAATACTGCTAGAGCCTATCATCTTCAAGACGATGGTACCCAGACAGTCAG GATGGTGTCACATTTTTATGGAAATGGAGATATTTGTGATATAACTGACAAACCACGACAGGTGACTGTGAAACTAAA GTGTAAAGAATCAGAATCTCCTCATGCTGTTACTGTATATATGCTAGAGCCTCACTCCTGTCAGTATATTCTTGgg